Proteins from one Archocentrus centrarchus isolate MPI-CPG fArcCen1 chromosome 8, fArcCen1, whole genome shotgun sequence genomic window:
- the LOC115785199 gene encoding uncharacterized protein LOC115785199, giving the protein MWPFLPLTDLQAHQQKDPVISRVAHYVERKRRPSRRERCNENQPTLKVLKQWDRLTLMGGILYRVTKDPLTKHKRFQFVVPESLKADALSGVHDHAGHQGQPRTLSLARQRFFWSGMEKDVRDHVKNCQRCVLSKTPEPSARAPLENIKTSAPLELVCVDFWSAEDSNNRSVDVLVVTDHFTKLAHAFPCRDQTAIGVAKKLWDNVFCVYGFPQRLHSDQGASFETELIAELLKLSGVDKSHTSPYHPMGNGNTERFNRTLGNMLRALPPRSKQKWPQMIHAMTFVYNCTIHETTGFAPFYLMFGRVPRLPVDLMFKNVLRDETVCDYNAYVKSLLGDLHWAMTLAQKNCTAEQQHQRDQYNKRVKGLPLSLGDKVLLANKAARGKRKLSDKWEPVVYTVVASKPALHIYRVRDQDGHERVVHRNLLLQVNFLPLSGVPDGDEAGVPTPACSVSNACPSDWNVTEMSGLNTAAATAEPSFAGSLSGVSDWDGGRTAAWVSEQSSLDEPLGSKSPSPSAVVAPAPVGPAATVDQPPVAPAPLQQPLHVYHGPPRGLDAVDRLTSSFGRVIRPVCHLIESMTQFESVLGVEPSSPTVLHV; this is encoded by the coding sequence ATGTGGCCTTTTTTGCCTCTCACTGATCTTCAGGCACACCAACAGAAGGATCCAGTAATCTCGAGGGTTGCTCATTATGTTGAGAGAAAGCGCAGACCCTCCAGACGGGAACGTTGTAATGAGAATCAGCCAACCCTGAAGGTCCTGAAGCAGTGGGACAGGTTGACACTCATGGGTGGGATTCTCTACCGAGTCACAAAGGACCCTTTAACCAAACACAAGAGGTTTCAGTTTGTTGTGCCTGAGTCTTTGAAGGCTGATGCGTTATCGGGTGTTCATgatcatgctggtcaccagggTCAGCCCCGCACACTCTCTCTGGCTCGTCAGCGCTTCTTCTGGTCTGGTATGGAGAAAGATGTGCGAGATCATGTGAAGAACTGTCAAAGATGCGTTCTCAGTAAAACTCCTGAACCTTCTGCCAGAGCCCCACTAGAAAACATCAAGACCTCTGCTCCTTTGGaacttgtgtgtgtggactTTTGGTCTGCGGAGGACAGCAACAACAGGTCGGTGGATGTTCTGGTTGTCACGGACCATTTTACCAAGTTGGCTCATGCCTTTCCCTGTCGAGACCAGACCGCAATAGGGGTTGCCAAGAAGCTGTGGGACAATGTTTTTTGCGTTTATGGCTTTCCCCAGCGCTTGCACTCTGACCAGGGAGCGAGCTTTGAAACCGAGCTTATTGCTGAGCTCTTGAAGTTGTCAGGGGTTGATAAGTCGCATACCTCGCCATACCACCCTATGGGGAACGGCAATACAGAAAGGTTTAACCGAACCCTGGGCAACATGTTGAGAGCACTGCCCCCTCGCTCCAAACAGAAATGGCCACAGATGATCCACGCAATGACTTTTGTTTATAACTGCACCATTCACGAGACCACTGGATTTGCACCTTTCTATCTGATGTTTGGGAGAGTTCCTAGACTGCCAGTTGACCTAATGTTCAAGAATGTACTCCGTGATGAGACTGTGTGTGACTATAATGCTTATGTTAAGTCTCTTTTGGGAGACCTGCACTGGGCAATGACTCTGGCTCAAAAGAACTGCACAGCTGAGCAACAACATCAACGTGACCAGTACAACAAAAGGGTCAAAGGTCTGCCTCTGTCACTTGGTGATAAGGTGCTGCTGGCGAACAAAGCTGCCCGAGGGAAACGGAAGCTTTCTGACAAGTGGGAGCCGGTTGTCTACACTGTGGTGGCTTCGAAGCCTGCTTTGCACATCTATCGGGTCAGGGATCAGGATGGGCACGAACGGGTAGTCCACCGCAATCTGCTACTACAGGTCAACTTCTTGCCCCTCAGTGGAGTTCCAGACGGTGATGAAGCAGGTGTGCCCACGCCTGCCTGTAGTGTGAGCAATGCCTGTCCATCTGACTGGAATGTGACTGAGATGTCTGGATTGAacactgctgcagcaacagctgaACCTTCCTTTGCTGGTTCTCTCTCTGGGGTTAGCGACTGGGATGGTGGCCGAACTGCTGCTTGGGTCAGCGAACAGTCATCTTTAGATGAACCACTTGGTTCGAAGAGTCCATCTCCTTCCGCTGTGGTCGCCCCAGCTCCAGTTGGTCCTGCTGCTACTGTGGATCAGCCACCTGTTGCCCCTGCCCCCCTGCAGCAACCGTTGCATGTCTACCATGGTCCTCCTCGGGGACTTGATGCAGTAGACCGACTCACCTCCAGTTTTGGCAGGGTTATTCGACCCGTTTGCCACTTAATCGAGTCCATGACACAATTTGAGTCTGTTCTGGGGGTGGAACCGAGTTCTCCTACTGTTCTTCATGTGTAA